A window of Methylomonas sp. 11b genomic DNA:
GATTGGGAGGCCTTACAGCAGCGTTTTGACGGTCGTCAGGCCTTTATAGACAAATTGATAGACAACGCGCTGGATGGCGCGCAGCACGCTAATGTCGATAAATTAAGACTAGCCTCTCAGCAGCGCGACTATGCCGCAATTAAATTTGTGGCGCATAACTTGAAAGGTTTTGCTGGCATTTTCGAGATTCAGCAAATACAGAGTTTGGCGCAGCAAGCCGAAGTGGCCGCTAAGGATCAAGCCGATGACGCGATTGAACTAGCCGAGAATTTGGCCAATACGCTGGAAACTATTCTGGCGGAGTTGCATAGTAAACGGGCTGTCAATGGTTAGGGCAACTCCGAAACTGTTTTTGCCATCAGCCAATTCGTCATAGTCTCTGGGCTGCCGTTTTCGCGGCAGCAGCGATATTCATTGGGGCGGGTCAAAACCGCGTGGATTAAGTGTTCGTCCGCCGCCTAGGGAATGACTCAATCAACGCTTAATTGAACTCATGTGCTCGGGACGGGGGGCGAAAAAAATGGCGGGTTTATGCAACCCGCCATCAAAACATCCCTGTCGCTAGGAGGAGGTCTGCCTCTCACTAACAAAAGCCGACGAAATCACCTGGTTGATTTGTCATGTTAATGAACGGAACCTCTAAAATAAAACGATATAATGTGATTTTTATATCGAAAGAATAGATTCTCATCGCAACGTCGAATTACAGTATAGGTTAGTAATAAAATTTTGCTTTGAATCCCGGAATTTTTTTAGGAGCAAGCCTATGAATCTTAATCAATTGGAATTGCTGCGAGTTTTGCAGGAAACCGATTGCAATTTGAGCAAAGCCGCGGAAAAAATGCACGTCGTGCAATCGGCGGTCAGCCGGCAACTCCAGTTGTTTGAAATAGAAGTGGGCTCGCCGCTGTTCGTCAGACAGGGCAAAAAGCTGACTGGCTTGACGCCCTTGGGCGAAAAGATCATGGAAGAAGTTGATTTAATCAATCAGGCTAAAAAAAATATCCAACTGATTGCCGACGATTTTCTGGAAAATAGTAACGGCACGTTGAGGATAGCGACCACTCATACGCAGGCCAAATATTTACTGCCGGAACCGATAGGCCGGTTTAGGCGCAAATATCCGGGCATTAAAATCTATATGGTGCAATCGTCGCCGGATAATCTGATTAATTTGTTGCATCGGCATCAAGCCGACATCGCCATCTGCACCGAAAAACTGGATGAAGACGATAAATTAGTGGTTAAGCCCTGTTATCACTGGCATCACGTCGCCGTGGTGCCACTCGGTCATCCGCTGGCGGAAGGCAAAATAAGCCTGCAACGGCTATCAGCCGAGCCGATTCTGACCTACACCCCTGGCTTTACCGGTCGTACCACCATAGAAAAATCCTTTTATAGCGCCCATTTACCATTGGATATTACCTTGGCGGCCGCCGATTCCGACGTGATTAAAACCTATGTGCGCCTGGGAATGGGAGTGGGAATTATCGCCGGTACGGCATACGAAGCAGGCAAGGATGCCGATTTGGTTGCCATAGATCTGTCCGGCTTAATACCCAGTTCCACGACTAAGATTGCTTATCTGAAACAACTTTATGTGCCCAACTACTGTCGTTATTTTATCGATGAATTGTTGGCGGAAGCCGCGCGGAAAAGTCGGGAAAGGGGCGAGGGATTTGACGATTGTTAATCTGTCGGACAATGGATTCGGGTAGTAAGTGTCTGCCGGGTGGGTTTTGCTATTACCCGGTCCTTGCATACCGTTCGCCTTAATGCCC
This region includes:
- a CDS encoding LysR substrate-binding domain-containing protein; the protein is MNLNQLELLRVLQETDCNLSKAAEKMHVVQSAVSRQLQLFEIEVGSPLFVRQGKKLTGLTPLGEKIMEEVDLINQAKKNIQLIADDFLENSNGTLRIATTHTQAKYLLPEPIGRFRRKYPGIKIYMVQSSPDNLINLLHRHQADIAICTEKLDEDDKLVVKPCYHWHHVAVVPLGHPLAEGKISLQRLSAEPILTYTPGFTGRTTIEKSFYSAHLPLDITLAAADSDVIKTYVRLGMGVGIIAGTAYEAGKDADLVAIDLSGLIPSSTTKIAYLKQLYVPNYCRYFIDELLAEAARKSRERGEGFDDC